A genome region from Sphingomonas anseongensis includes the following:
- the parC gene encoding DNA topoisomerase IV subunit A, which yields MAEAQTDSFIETPFDAALSERYLVYALSTITARSLPDVRDGLKPVHRRLLWAMRLLRLDPAGAYKKSARVVGDVIGKYHPHGDASVYDAMVRLAQDFALRYPLVDGQGNFGNIDGDNAAAYRYTEARLTAVAMQLMGGVDEGTVDFRATYNGEEEEPEVFPGLFPNLLANGSSGIAVGMATSIPPHNVSELIDAAIHLIDDPKAEHSALMDFVAGPDFPTGGVLVDSRESVAEAYATGRGSFRLRASITQEKEKGGGWYLLVSEIPYGVQKGKLIEQIAALIAEKKLPILSDVKDESAEEVRLILEPRSRTVDPDLLLESLYRLTDLEVRFPLNLNVLDSTRTPLVMSLRETLTAWLEFQFQVLVRKSQVRIGKIDDRLELLEGFLVAFLNLDRVIAIIRTEDEPKPILMEEFGLSDRQAEAILNMRLRSLRKLEEMEIGRERDALRLERDELSKLVESPARQRTRLKKDLASVKAKFGDNRRTRIEESAVAREIDWSAMIEKEPITVILSQRGWIRAMKGHVALEEIEQLKWREGDGPFIHFHAQTTDKLALFADNGRVYTLGGDKLPGGRGFGEPVRLQIDLDPDVEIVNLLVASPAMKLLVASSDGRGFIAAAESTLAETRKGKQLVNLRTGSRLALIRPLPAGADSVAVVGENRKLLVFPLSDLPELARGQGVMLQRYRDGGLSDAVAFRESDGLSWSLGGESGRTRTETDLSPWRAARGAAGRMPPVGFPRSNRFS from the coding sequence ATGGCCGAAGCTCAGACCGATTCCTTCATTGAAACGCCGTTCGATGCCGCCCTCTCGGAGCGCTATCTCGTCTATGCACTATCGACGATCACCGCTCGCTCGCTCCCAGACGTCCGTGACGGGCTGAAGCCCGTCCACCGTCGTCTATTGTGGGCCATGCGCCTGCTCCGGCTGGACCCGGCCGGAGCCTACAAGAAGTCGGCGCGCGTCGTCGGCGACGTGATCGGCAAATATCACCCGCACGGCGACGCCTCCGTCTACGACGCGATGGTCCGGCTCGCCCAGGATTTCGCGCTTCGCTACCCTCTGGTGGACGGCCAGGGGAATTTCGGCAACATCGATGGGGATAACGCCGCCGCCTATCGCTACACGGAAGCCAGACTGACCGCAGTCGCGATGCAGCTGATGGGCGGCGTTGACGAAGGAACCGTCGACTTCCGGGCAACGTACAATGGGGAAGAGGAGGAGCCGGAGGTTTTCCCGGGCCTGTTCCCCAACCTCCTCGCCAACGGGTCGAGCGGAATTGCGGTGGGAATGGCGACGTCGATCCCGCCGCACAATGTCAGCGAGCTGATCGACGCCGCGATCCACCTGATAGACGATCCGAAGGCCGAACATTCGGCGCTTATGGATTTCGTCGCGGGACCGGACTTTCCCACCGGCGGCGTTCTCGTCGACAGCCGCGAGTCAGTCGCGGAGGCTTATGCCACCGGCCGCGGCTCGTTCCGGCTTCGCGCCTCGATCACTCAGGAAAAGGAAAAGGGCGGGGGCTGGTACCTTCTGGTCAGCGAAATCCCGTATGGGGTGCAGAAGGGCAAGCTGATCGAACAGATCGCCGCCTTGATCGCGGAAAAGAAGCTGCCGATCCTTTCCGACGTCAAGGATGAGAGCGCCGAGGAAGTCCGGCTGATCCTCGAGCCCAGGAGCCGAACGGTCGACCCCGATCTGCTGCTCGAAAGTCTCTACAGGCTCACCGATTTGGAGGTGCGCTTCCCGCTCAACCTCAACGTCCTCGATTCCACCCGCACGCCGCTCGTGATGAGCTTGAGGGAGACGCTCACCGCCTGGCTCGAATTCCAGTTCCAGGTGCTTGTCCGCAAAAGCCAGGTAAGGATCGGAAAGATCGACGACAGGCTGGAGCTCCTTGAAGGCTTCCTGGTCGCTTTCCTCAACCTCGACCGCGTGATCGCAATCATCCGGACCGAGGACGAGCCCAAGCCCATCCTGATGGAGGAATTCGGGCTTTCGGACCGGCAGGCCGAAGCGATCCTCAACATGCGGTTGAGGAGCCTGCGCAAGCTCGAGGAGATGGAGATCGGGCGCGAGCGGGATGCTCTGCGGCTGGAGCGCGACGAGCTCTCAAAACTGGTCGAAAGCCCGGCTCGGCAACGAACCCGGCTCAAGAAAGACCTCGCTTCGGTCAAGGCCAAGTTCGGCGATAATCGCCGAACGCGGATCGAGGAATCCGCCGTAGCTCGCGAGATCGACTGGTCGGCGATGATCGAAAAGGAGCCGATCACCGTCATCCTGTCCCAGCGGGGCTGGATCCGGGCGATGAAAGGCCATGTGGCGCTTGAGGAGATCGAGCAACTGAAATGGCGCGAAGGCGACGGGCCGTTCATCCATTTCCACGCGCAGACGACGGACAAGCTCGCGCTCTTCGCCGACAACGGCCGCGTCTATACGCTTGGCGGCGACAAGCTTCCGGGTGGCCGCGGCTTCGGCGAGCCGGTCCGGCTGCAGATCGACCTCGATCCGGACGTGGAGATCGTGAACCTGCTGGTCGCCTCCCCGGCGATGAAGCTGCTCGTCGCATCGTCGGACGGCCGCGGCTTCATCGCCGCAGCCGAATCCACGCTCGCCGAGACGCGCAAGGGCAAGCAGCTCGTCAACCTGCGCACAGGGTCAAGGCTGGCGCTGATTCGCCCGCTTCCCGCGGGCGCCGATTCGGTCGCGGTCGTCGGTGAGAACCGCAAGCTCCTCGTCTTCCCCTTGTCGGACCTTCCGGAGCTGGCGAGAGGGCAGGGCGTCATGCTCCAGCGCTACCGCGACGGCGGCCTGTCGGATGCGGTCGCATTCCGCGAGAGCGACGGCCTGAGCTGGAGCCTCGGCGGCGAAAGCGGCCGAACCCGCACCGAGACCGACCTGAGCCCGTGGAGGGCGGCGCGTGGAGCGGCGGGCCGGATGCCCCCCGTCGGATTCCCTCGAAGCAACCGTTTTTCCTAG
- a CDS encoding putative bifunctional diguanylate cyclase/phosphodiesterase — translation MRAGSDDAGFLEALPIAAGIFTLNADKLWVLAVNRRFFELAGCHGSHGEFADVFRQYAEGEGGAFIRAYLDAKGDAADELDLVDGDGPSSRFLKIKLAPVGALADGTPRCLVSVVDRTVEVQAENALRAEMLRDSLTGLPNRVAFTEEIERTGSNDVEEHRHAVLVVDVLRFSRINESVGSIAGDELLITFARRLMSALRGGDVLARTGGNEFGILVSLRRGIEDALTAAERIQDVMNAPFHISELDIRVECAIGVALMQRDQDSEELFRNAQFAVKQAKQTGRPQIYEPKEASLARHRFSIETELRRALDKDQLNLFYQPLIDLKSGEVAGFEALARWNHPDRGEISPIEFIPVAEESGLILQLGRWAMHKALHTLADWDKDAGAPLPAYVAVNLSAIQVARDDVSGMVAEALRSSGVSGDRLTLELTESAIIQDPGRATRVFEALKALRTTVAMDDFGTGYSNLAYLQRLPIDVLKIDKSFVSGMMVDSDSVAIVRAILSLADALGMSTTAEGIETVELATTLATLGCSSGQGFYFARPLDDSAALEFWKSRRRSRG, via the coding sequence ATGCGCGCCGGGTCCGACGACGCCGGATTCCTTGAGGCGCTTCCGATAGCTGCCGGAATCTTCACGCTCAACGCGGACAAGCTTTGGGTGCTCGCCGTCAACCGCCGTTTCTTCGAGCTGGCCGGCTGTCACGGTTCGCATGGCGAGTTCGCGGACGTATTTCGGCAATATGCCGAGGGCGAAGGTGGTGCGTTCATTCGCGCATACCTCGACGCCAAGGGAGACGCCGCCGACGAACTGGACCTGGTTGACGGTGACGGGCCGAGCAGTCGCTTTCTGAAGATCAAACTGGCCCCTGTCGGCGCGCTGGCGGACGGGACCCCGCGCTGCCTGGTCAGCGTCGTCGACCGGACCGTCGAGGTACAGGCGGAAAACGCTCTTCGTGCGGAGATGCTTCGCGACAGCCTGACCGGTCTTCCGAACCGGGTCGCGTTTACCGAAGAGATCGAGCGGACGGGTTCGAACGACGTCGAGGAGCACCGCCACGCCGTGCTGGTGGTCGACGTTCTGCGCTTCAGCCGGATCAACGAAAGCGTCGGAAGCATCGCCGGCGACGAGCTTTTGATCACCTTCGCCCGGCGGTTGATGTCGGCGCTGCGGGGCGGCGACGTGCTGGCCCGGACTGGAGGCAACGAATTCGGGATTTTGGTATCGCTTCGCCGCGGAATCGAGGATGCACTGACCGCCGCCGAGCGCATCCAGGACGTGATGAACGCGCCCTTCCACATCAGCGAGCTCGACATAAGAGTGGAGTGCGCGATCGGTGTCGCTTTGATGCAGCGCGACCAGGATTCGGAGGAGCTGTTCCGGAACGCCCAGTTCGCAGTCAAGCAGGCAAAGCAGACCGGCAGGCCGCAAATCTACGAGCCGAAGGAGGCAAGCCTCGCGCGCCATCGCTTTTCCATTGAAACTGAGCTTCGCCGCGCGCTCGACAAGGACCAGCTCAACCTCTTCTACCAGCCGCTGATTGACCTGAAGTCGGGCGAAGTCGCCGGCTTCGAGGCGCTGGCGCGGTGGAATCACCCCGACCGCGGGGAAATCTCGCCTATCGAATTCATCCCGGTTGCCGAGGAATCGGGCTTGATCCTGCAGCTCGGCCGGTGGGCGATGCACAAGGCGCTTCACACCCTGGCAGATTGGGACAAGGACGCCGGCGCGCCGCTGCCCGCCTATGTCGCAGTCAATCTTTCGGCGATCCAGGTCGCCCGCGACGACGTCTCGGGCATGGTTGCCGAGGCGTTGCGCTCGAGCGGCGTGAGCGGTGACCGGCTGACGCTGGAGCTTACGGAAAGCGCGATCATCCAGGATCCCGGCAGGGCGACCCGCGTCTTCGAGGCCCTGAAGGCGCTGCGCACGACGGTGGCGATGGACGATTTCGGGACCGGCTATTCGAACCTCGCTTATTTGCAGCGGCTCCCGATCGACGTCCTTAAGATCGACAAGAGCTTCGTTTCCGGAATGATGGTGGACAGCGACTCCGTCGCCATCGTCCGAGCCATCCTCAGCCTCGCCGACGCGCTCGGGATGTCGACCACTGCAGAGGGCATCGAAACCGTGGAGCTTGCGACGACCCTCGCGACGCTGGGCTGTTCAAGCGGCCAGGGCTTTTACTTTGCCAGGCCCCTCGACGACAGCGCGGCTCTGGAATTTTGGAAATCCCGCCGCCGAAGCCGCGGATAG
- a CDS encoding chloride channel protein, with protein MASISANSPPRRLADHSADYRMLLLAAMAIVAGTGGAIGAWVLLKLIALATNLFWYGRLSADSTDIVSDSIALIVIVPVAGGLIVGLMARFGSDKIRGHGIPEAIETILFGESRLSPKVALLKPISSAVSIGSGGPFGAEGPIIMTGGAIGSLFAQMFRLSAAERKTLLVAGATAGMTGIFGTPIAAVMLAVEVLLFEWKPRSFVPVVVAVLVSLAWRPLLIGGGPMFPFAAPTPPGSSAVAIAAGLGLATGVLAALLSVLLYAVEDGFHRLPVHWMWWPAIGAVGVALGGLVNVHVLGAGYGNIQALLDGNVAVRLVVALLVIKAAVWLVALGSGTSGGILAPLLIIGGAAGFLFGQVLPGDPGFWAMVGMAGIMSGAMRAPLTGALFAAELTNHMGALPETIAASATAYAVSVLMMRRSILTEKIARRGRHILQEYSIDALEFQQAGQLMTRDPATLPGDMTIGDAVRFFEQQAEHRSYPVVDPAERLVGLVSRTDALRWQIAKRSEGRLAEALSDASTQYAFPDTPCGQVADMMVESGVGRVPIVDHESRRVVGIISRQDLLKVRSGQKRVEKARSRGKRRPAIDNPRLR; from the coding sequence ATGGCCAGCATTTCAGCAAACTCTCCGCCCCGGCGTCTCGCCGACCATAGCGCCGACTACCGGATGCTCCTTCTTGCCGCGATGGCCATCGTGGCGGGCACTGGCGGGGCCATTGGCGCATGGGTCCTGCTGAAGCTGATAGCCCTCGCCACGAACCTGTTCTGGTACGGACGGCTGTCGGCGGACTCTACGGACATCGTCTCGGACAGCATCGCACTGATCGTGATTGTCCCTGTCGCGGGTGGACTCATCGTCGGCCTGATGGCGCGCTTCGGATCCGACAAGATCCGCGGCCACGGAATCCCGGAAGCAATTGAAACGATCCTGTTCGGTGAAAGCCGGCTGTCGCCGAAGGTGGCTCTTCTCAAGCCGATTTCCTCGGCGGTTTCGATCGGAAGCGGTGGGCCGTTCGGCGCCGAGGGGCCGATCATCATGACAGGCGGAGCCATCGGCTCGCTGTTCGCCCAGATGTTCCGCCTGAGCGCCGCCGAACGCAAGACGCTCCTCGTCGCGGGTGCGACGGCAGGAATGACGGGAATTTTCGGAACTCCGATTGCCGCTGTCATGCTGGCCGTCGAGGTGCTCCTGTTCGAATGGAAGCCGCGAAGCTTCGTACCGGTGGTCGTCGCCGTTCTCGTTTCGCTTGCCTGGCGGCCGCTACTCATCGGCGGCGGCCCGATGTTTCCCTTTGCGGCGCCGACTCCGCCCGGCAGCTCCGCGGTCGCCATCGCGGCCGGCCTCGGCCTCGCCACGGGTGTTCTGGCGGCGCTTCTGTCGGTGCTCCTCTACGCGGTAGAGGACGGGTTCCACCGGCTGCCCGTCCATTGGATGTGGTGGCCGGCAATCGGTGCGGTGGGCGTTGCCCTCGGGGGACTGGTCAACGTCCATGTGCTTGGCGCGGGATATGGAAATATCCAGGCGCTGCTCGACGGAAATGTCGCGGTCCGGCTCGTCGTCGCCTTGCTGGTGATCAAGGCGGCCGTGTGGCTCGTCGCGCTTGGTTCGGGGACCTCGGGCGGAATCCTCGCACCGTTGCTGATCATCGGGGGAGCGGCCGGTTTCCTGTTCGGCCAGGTCTTGCCCGGTGACCCGGGCTTTTGGGCGATGGTCGGTATGGCGGGGATCATGAGCGGAGCGATGCGGGCGCCGCTCACCGGAGCGCTGTTTGCAGCGGAGCTGACGAACCATATGGGCGCGCTTCCAGAAACCATCGCCGCCTCGGCGACCGCTTACGCGGTGAGCGTCCTGATGATGCGCCGGTCGATCCTCACCGAGAAGATCGCGCGCCGCGGCCGGCACATCCTGCAGGAATATTCGATCGATGCGCTGGAGTTCCAACAGGCCGGGCAGCTGATGACCCGCGATCCTGCGACCCTCCCCGGCGATATGACGATCGGCGACGCAGTCCGCTTCTTCGAGCAGCAGGCCGAGCACCGCTCGTATCCCGTCGTTGACCCGGCCGAGCGGCTGGTCGGGCTCGTATCGCGAACCGATGCGCTTCGCTGGCAGATTGCGAAGCGAAGCGAGGGGCGCCTCGCGGAAGCCCTGTCGGACGCATCGACCCAATATGCTTTCCCGGACACGCCGTGCGGCCAGGTGGCGGACATGATGGTGGAATCGGGTGTCGGGCGAGTCCCGATCGTCGATCACGAAAGCCGCCGGGTCGTCGGCATAATCTCACGCCAGGACCTGTTGAAGGTCAGGTCCGGTCAGAAACGGGTGGAAAAGGCGAGGTCGCGGGGCAAGCGGCGGCCGGCTATTGATAATCCGCGGTTACGTTGA
- a CDS encoding DUF4402 domain-containing protein encodes MGLRLASVAAVAAAFAAVAGARAEAATVNAQVQAKVVKPLAIEKRQDFDLGTIVLGPGNWSGAVVRLSQGGVLTCPANVTCSGATQVAIYNVAGTNSQTVVMNVPNVTLVNQSDSSKTLTLVPDSKPSVTLTNSGNPGTNVPIGGSVTVNWTTAGGTYVGTFNVTADYQ; translated from the coding sequence GTGGGGCTGCGCCTTGCCAGTGTTGCTGCCGTCGCAGCCGCCTTCGCGGCTGTCGCCGGCGCGCGCGCCGAAGCCGCGACCGTCAACGCGCAGGTACAGGCCAAGGTCGTCAAGCCGCTCGCCATCGAGAAACGCCAGGATTTCGATCTCGGGACCATCGTTCTGGGGCCGGGCAACTGGTCGGGAGCGGTCGTCCGCCTGTCTCAGGGCGGAGTCCTCACCTGCCCCGCGAACGTCACCTGCTCCGGAGCGACCCAGGTTGCGATATACAATGTCGCCGGAACCAACTCGCAAACCGTGGTGATGAACGTCCCCAACGTCACTCTCGTGAACCAGTCGGATTCGAGCAAGACGCTGACCCTCGTACCGGACAGCAAGCCGTCGGTGACTCTGACCAATTCGGGAAACCCCGGCACCAACGTGCCGATCGGCGGCTCGGTTACCGTGAACTGGACGACGGCGGGCGGAACCTATGTCGGGACGTTCAACGTAACCGCGGATTATCAATAG
- a CDS encoding CCA tRNA nucleotidyltransferase: protein MAKLLDALGSDEGLTRYVGGAVRDELLRLPVSDVDLATRLRPEEVVERLQAAGIKAVPTGIEHGTVTAVSDGHPYEVTTLRRDIETFGRHATVAFSDNWEEDAARRDFTINALMADPVSGEIFDYFGGLADLEVRRVRFIGDPFERIAEDHLRILRFFRFHARFGRGEPDEAALGACTERAKDLMALSRERIADELLKLLSVDEPVATVRVMLERKILNPVLPEIGETAWAALDALIRAEIEAAIEGEPLRRLAALLPRNPEIAAAVTARLKLSNRARKRVACAVEPARHDPYETAYRLSTECAVDRLLLAGQPQEARTIEQWSPPRLPVTGGALIKRGLTEGPDVSRTLRHIEDRWIESGFPGGSELEAIVSDALAANSR, encoded by the coding sequence ATGGCCAAGCTGCTCGATGCGCTCGGTTCCGACGAGGGCCTGACTCGCTATGTCGGCGGCGCGGTTCGAGACGAGCTTCTTCGCCTGCCAGTCAGCGATGTCGACCTGGCGACGCGGCTTCGCCCGGAGGAGGTGGTCGAGCGGCTCCAGGCCGCCGGGATCAAGGCCGTGCCGACGGGAATCGAGCACGGTACAGTCACCGCAGTCAGCGACGGCCATCCCTATGAAGTGACGACCCTGCGGCGCGACATCGAGACGTTCGGGCGGCACGCGACGGTCGCTTTCTCCGACAATTGGGAAGAGGACGCAGCCCGGCGCGACTTCACGATCAACGCGCTGATGGCCGATCCGGTCAGCGGGGAAATCTTCGATTATTTCGGCGGGCTTGCCGACCTCGAAGTCCGGCGGGTGCGGTTCATCGGCGACCCGTTCGAGCGGATCGCCGAGGATCACCTCCGCATCCTCCGCTTCTTTCGCTTTCACGCTCGCTTCGGGCGCGGCGAGCCGGACGAGGCGGCGCTCGGCGCTTGCACCGAGCGGGCGAAGGACCTGATGGCCCTGTCTCGCGAGCGGATAGCGGACGAGCTGTTGAAGCTTCTCTCGGTGGACGAGCCCGTGGCGACGGTGCGGGTCATGCTCGAGCGCAAGATCCTCAACCCGGTCCTCCCTGAGATTGGCGAAACGGCATGGGCGGCGCTCGATGCTCTCATCCGCGCGGAAATCGAGGCCGCGATCGAAGGCGAGCCGCTTCGCCGCCTCGCCGCCCTTCTCCCGCGCAATCCTGAGATCGCCGCCGCCGTCACGGCGCGGCTTAAGCTTTCCAACCGGGCCAGGAAGCGGGTCGCCTGCGCGGTGGAGCCGGCCCGCCACGATCCTTATGAGACTGCCTATCGCCTCAGCACAGAATGCGCCGTCGACCGCCTCCTCCTTGCCGGCCAGCCGCAAGAGGCGCGGACAATCGAACAGTGGAGCCCGCCGCGTCTCCCGGTCACCGGCGGCGCGCTCATCAAGCGCGGGCTCACGGAAGGCCCGGACGTCTCGCGCACGTTGCGGCACATCGAGGACCGCTGGATCGAGAGTGGATTTCCCGGCGGAAGCGAGCTGGAAGCGATCGTTTCCGACGCCCTTGCCGCCAACTCCCGTTAA
- a CDS encoding CoA pyrophosphatase, with translation MTLAERIRDALAEPAKLPPLPGDLPEQRALASLPAAVLIAITDRADPGVILTVRREHLRTHAGQIAFPGGRLDEGEEPVAAALREAHEELGLDPALVELAGRLDEYRTVTGYVVTPVIGVVPPELPLRPHEHEVADWFEAPLAYLLDATNQQVETAVFAGLERRYWQIGWNGRRIWGATAAMLVNLSRRLQWM, from the coding sequence GTGACACTTGCCGAGCGAATTCGCGACGCACTCGCCGAGCCGGCGAAGCTTCCGCCGCTCCCGGGCGATCTGCCAGAGCAGCGCGCGCTCGCAAGCCTGCCCGCGGCCGTTCTCATAGCGATCACCGACCGCGCCGATCCCGGCGTGATTCTCACCGTCCGGCGAGAGCATTTGCGTACCCACGCCGGCCAGATCGCCTTTCCCGGGGGCCGCCTCGACGAGGGCGAGGAGCCGGTCGCTGCGGCGCTCCGTGAGGCACACGAAGAGCTCGGGCTCGACCCGGCGCTGGTGGAGCTTGCCGGCCGGCTTGACGAATATCGCACGGTCACGGGCTATGTCGTGACGCCCGTCATCGGGGTGGTTCCTCCAGAACTTCCGCTGCGGCCGCACGAGCATGAAGTGGCCGACTGGTTCGAAGCGCCGCTCGCCTACCTGCTCGATGCCACCAACCAGCAAGTCGAGACTGCGGTTTTCGCCGGGCTCGAGCGCCGCTACTGGCAGATCGGATGGAACGGCAGGCGAATCTGGGGGGCGACGGCCGCGATGCTGGTTAACCTGTCTCGGCGGCTGCAATGGATGTGA
- a CDS encoding DUF1285 domain-containing protein, with protein sequence MPETRPPIELNGVSLAELQRLIDERRLPPVDKWDPPLCGHSGMRIARDGTWFHDGSPIGRPAMVRLFSTILRRERDGTHVLVTPVEKLGIDVESTAFRAVEMHCEGHGRERRIALKLNSGDAVIVGPKHRLSVVEAGRGPSPRVDVRHGLEAELSRTLYYELAEIALAEGEDPPGVWSDGCFFPLEPK encoded by the coding sequence ATGCCGGAGACCCGCCCGCCGATCGAGCTGAACGGAGTGAGCCTGGCGGAGCTCCAGCGGCTAATCGACGAGCGAAGGCTTCCGCCGGTGGACAAATGGGATCCGCCTTTGTGCGGACATTCGGGAATGCGCATCGCCCGCGACGGGACTTGGTTCCACGACGGATCGCCGATCGGGCGCCCGGCGATGGTGCGGCTGTTCTCGACGATCCTGAGGCGCGAGCGCGACGGCACGCATGTGTTGGTCACGCCGGTCGAGAAGCTGGGCATCGACGTCGAGTCGACGGCCTTCCGAGCGGTCGAGATGCACTGTGAAGGCCACGGCCGCGAGCGGCGAATCGCGCTCAAGCTCAACAGCGGCGACGCAGTCATCGTCGGTCCCAAGCACCGGCTGTCGGTGGTCGAGGCTGGCCGTGGCCCGTCACCTCGAGTGGACGTCAGGCACGGCCTTGAAGCGGAGCTGTCGCGCACACTCTATTACGAGCTTGCAGAAATCGCCCTGGCGGAAGGCGAGGACCCGCCCGGCGTGTGGAGCGACGGCTGCTTCTTTCCGCTGGAACCGAAGTGA
- a CDS encoding SDR family oxidoreductase gives MNEQRTAIVTGAAKRVGADIVKALLERGWTVVAHVHKAEDEVAAGAHKVAADLSDVDCADRVFAAAEGLPPVRLLVNNAARFAWDGFGEFSPDELDKHMHVNVRAPLLLTEALAARHHGGDALAVNVLDSKLSAPNPDYLSYTLSKQALQGATELSARALASRGIRVNAIAPALMLRSPGQTEDNFQAMHERNPLHRGVTAEHVIAAIDYLVAATAVTGEVLTIDSGLRFEPPERDVQFLES, from the coding sequence ATGAACGAGCAGCGAACCGCGATCGTGACTGGCGCCGCCAAGCGCGTGGGCGCGGATATCGTCAAGGCACTGCTTGAGCGCGGCTGGACCGTGGTTGCGCACGTCCACAAAGCCGAGGATGAGGTCGCGGCCGGGGCGCACAAGGTCGCCGCCGATCTCTCGGACGTGGATTGCGCGGACCGCGTCTTCGCCGCGGCCGAAGGCCTTCCGCCCGTGCGGCTGCTGGTCAATAACGCGGCGCGCTTCGCCTGGGATGGGTTTGGCGAGTTTAGCCCCGACGAGCTCGACAAGCACATGCACGTCAATGTGCGCGCACCGCTGCTTCTGACGGAGGCCCTGGCCGCGCGTCACCACGGCGGGGACGCGCTCGCGGTCAACGTCCTGGATTCCAAGCTTTCCGCTCCCAACCCGGATTACCTCAGCTACACGCTGTCCAAGCAAGCGCTTCAGGGGGCGACGGAGCTGTCCGCGCGGGCGCTCGCCTCCAGGGGCATTCGCGTCAACGCCATCGCCCCCGCGCTGATGCTGAGATCTCCCGGACAGACAGAGGACAATTTCCAGGCGATGCACGAGCGCAACCCGCTCCATCGCGGAGTGACGGCGGAGCACGTCATCGCAGCGATCGATTATCTGGTTGCCGCGACGGCCGTGACCGGCGAAGTGCTCACCATCGACTCCGGGCTGCGGTTCGAGCCACCGGAGCGCGACGTGCAATTCCTGGAGTCATGA
- a CDS encoding dihydroneopterin aldolase, which yields MMDQPKLSGLVPDRLRPRSAKIVLESLEVMADIGFHEFEVGSPQRLLITVEVWLDDLTAPEADDPGGAWDYDHVRQQVIELAGARRYNLQETLAEAIYQRLAAMRGVKALRVTTGKPDIYADAKAVGVEIASFAGSAPQI from the coding sequence ATGATGGACCAGCCAAAGCTCAGCGGACTCGTTCCCGATCGCCTCCGCCCGCGTAGCGCCAAGATCGTCCTCGAATCACTCGAGGTCATGGCCGATATCGGATTTCACGAGTTCGAGGTCGGCTCGCCCCAAAGGCTATTAATCACTGTCGAGGTCTGGCTGGACGATTTGACCGCTCCGGAAGCCGATGATCCGGGCGGCGCGTGGGATTATGACCACGTCCGACAGCAGGTAATCGAGCTCGCCGGAGCGCGCCGCTACAACCTCCAGGAAACCCTTGCCGAGGCTATTTATCAACGACTTGCGGCGATGCGCGGAGTGAAGGCGCTGCGGGTCACCACGGGCAAGCCCGATATCTACGCGGACGCTAAGGCCGTGGGAGTCGAGATTGCCTCGTTCGCAGGCAGCGCGCCCCAGATTTGA
- a CDS encoding energy transducer TonB: MAYAQRRELSGNRTLAIIVVAVIQFTLGYAIVTGLAYNVIKKASENLKTFDVEEAPPPPEQPPPPPPKNVPDVPPPPVAMRPIVQTQMTTAPIVTTPTPQPVITPQAPPAPPAPPPAKVTKAQSARGNLQGLFSGDDYPPDAMRNEETGRTTVRLTIGETGRVTGCSVISSSGSRSLDNATCRVLTSRARFTPAKLSNGQATTDTYTQTIVWQLQ; encoded by the coding sequence ATGGCTTACGCCCAAAGAAGAGAGCTTAGTGGCAACCGCACGCTGGCGATCATTGTCGTCGCCGTCATCCAGTTCACGCTGGGTTATGCGATCGTCACCGGCCTTGCTTACAACGTCATCAAGAAGGCGAGCGAGAATCTGAAGACGTTCGACGTCGAGGAGGCGCCGCCGCCGCCCGAACAACCGCCGCCACCGCCGCCCAAGAACGTGCCGGACGTACCGCCTCCGCCGGTGGCGATGAGGCCGATCGTCCAGACACAGATGACGACGGCGCCGATCGTCACGACGCCGACTCCGCAGCCGGTCATCACTCCACAGGCTCCGCCGGCTCCGCCCGCCCCGCCGCCCGCGAAGGTGACGAAGGCGCAGAGCGCGAGGGGCAACCTTCAGGGCCTGTTCTCGGGCGACGATTATCCGCCCGACGCGATGCGCAATGAGGAGACGGGGCGGACGACGGTTCGTCTCACCATCGGCGAGACCGGCCGGGTTACCGGCTGTTCCGTCATCTCCTCGAGCGGCTCTCGGTCGCTCGACAATGCCACCTGCCGCGTCCTCACCAGCCGCGCCCGGTTTACTCCGGCAAAGCTGAGCAACGGACAGGCAACGACCGATACGTACACACAGACGATCGTCTGGCAGCTCCAGTGA